A region from the Canis lupus dingo isolate Sandy chromosome X, ASM325472v2, whole genome shotgun sequence genome encodes:
- the PABPC5 gene encoding polyadenylate-binding protein 5 produces MGSGEPNPAGKKKKYLKAALYVGDLDPDVTEDMLYKKFRPAGPLRFTRICRDPVTRSPLGYGYVNFRFPADAEWALNTMNFDLINGKPFRLMWSQPDDRLRKSGVGNIFIKNLDKSIDNRALFYLFSAFGNILSCKVVCDDNGSKGYAYVHFDSLAAANRAIWHMNGVRLNNRQVYVGRFKFPEERAAEVRTRDRATFTNVFVKNFGDDMDDEKLKEIFSGYGPTESVKVIRDASGKSKGFGFVRYETHEAAQKAVLDLHGKSINGKVLYVGRAQKKIERLAELRRRFERLRLKEKSRPPGVPIYIKNLDETIDDEKLKEEFSSFGSISRAKVMVEVGQGKGFGVVCFSSFEDATKAVDEMNGRTVGSKPLHVTLGQARCRW; encoded by the coding sequence ATGGGAAGTGGAGAGCCTAACCCTgctggcaagaaaaagaagtacctAAAGGCTGCCCTGTACGTGGGTGACTTGGACCCAGATGTCACGGAGGACATGCTATATAAAAAGTTCAGGCCTGCTGGCCCTCTGCGCTTCACCCGAATCTGCCGTGACCCAGTGACCCGCAGTCCCCTGGGCTATGGCTATGTTAACTTTCGCTTTCCTGCAGATGCTGAGTGGGCCCTGAATACCATGAATTTTGATTTGATTAATGGCAAACCTTTCCGCCTCATGTGGTCTCAGCCAGATGACCGCTTAAGAAAGTCTGGAGTtggaaatatattcattaaaaaccTGGACAAATCCATAGACAATAGggcccttttttatttattttctgcttttgggAACATTCTCTCCTGCAAAGTCGTATGCGATGACAATGGCTCTAAGGGTTATGCCTATGTGCACTTTGACAGCCTGGCTGCTGCCAATAGAGCCATCTGGCACATGAATGGAGTGCGGCTTAACAACCGCCAGGTGTATGTTGGCAGATTCAAATTCCCAGAAGAGCGAGCAGCTGAAGTCAGAACCAGGGATAGAGCAACTTTCACCAATGTTTTTGTTAAAAACTTTGGAGATGACATGGATGATgaaaaactgaaggaaatatTTAGTGGATATGGGCCAACTGAGAGTGTTAAGGTAATAAGAGATGCCAGTGGGAAATCTAAGGGCTTTGGCTTTGTGAGGTATGAGACACACGAGGCTGCCCAAAAGGCTGTGTTAGACCTGCATGGAAAGTCCATCAATGGGAAAGTTCTATATGTAGGGCGAGCACAGAAGAAAATTGAACGATTGGCTGAGTTAAGACGAAGATTTGAACGGctgagattaaaagaaaaaagtcggCCTCCTGGGGTGCCTATTTATATTAAGAACCTGGATGAGACCATCGATGATGAAAAACTGAAGGaggaattttcttcctttggatcAATTAGCCGGGCCAAAGTGATGGTGGAAGTAGGGCAAGGCAAAGGGTTTGGTgttgtctgcttctcctcttttgAAGATGCTACAAAAGCAGTGGATGAGATGAATGGTCGCACAGTGGGCTCCAAGCCCCTGCACGTCACCCTGGGTCAGGCCAGGTGCAGGTGGTGA